ACAACAAAGTTCATAGCCGCGAGCATTTGTGGGAGTGGCAGTGGGATGTGACGGAGTTATGGTGACTTACCTGAACAAAGGTGCTTTAATCGACCCATTACGAAAAACCATTAGTAGCTATCATTAAGTGTTGCATATAACTGCTGTGTATATCTGTTTAATGTTAAAACATGTCATTCATtatctttcatttaaaacaaacaaacatcttcaAAAGCTTCCGGTTTCAACTGCGACCTGATTGGATCAACCTTCCTTTTCAAAGATAGTTATGAATGGAACCCTTTCGTTATTAGTAAGAGTCGACCTGACAACAGCTTTTAAATAACCAAAGTTGGTCATATAGACGTGATATTGTCTTATATTATCGGGTTAAAACGTGAGGAATCTCTCAGTGCGTTCACAACGTGACCATACTCAACTTTTGAGAGAAAACGACGCCATGCTGCTGATATTTCATAAGCAAGTAAATTCAGAATCTCGCCGTGATGTTGATTCCCTCCCAGTGACCTAAAATGATCCCCGTCTCACATGTGGGAATCATTTAGCAACAACTGCATGTAATGCGAAGGGTGGTTCTCTTATCTGACTCTTATGTGGTATTAAGAGTAGAATGTGAATTACAAATAGTGATGAATACAATTGATATGCAGCTAAATTTGTCAGTTGAAATAATACAAAACGTTATACTTCCTTCATaacaaataaaagtttaaaataaaattgcatttctTTAACAATTAGCCTACTTCCTCATTCCTGCGTAAGTAGCCTATCTGAAGCCAAACCCGAGAACAGTTAAGTGTGAAAACTGTTATgaacacttttaaaatgaatcacTCACCAATAAATCAGTCACCCATAAAGTCTTACAAGAAATTGATTAAAAgacatattttatttgtgtacaaaagGATATTGTAAGATTTAGATACAAAATTGGAAGATAAATGATGTCCGATACTTCTCCAGAgccaacaaaaacacagcttaaataaaaaataataattgaaatgatCAGACTTGACATGAAATTATATTGAAATGATATGAATGAGAATCATCCTGTTATCACACGGTGTAATTgtttaacatttcaaattaaatagtGCTTTGTTCTTATTTGAGGCTGACAAACCTGATCTACAACAGAATTTAtcacagtttgaaaaaaaaaaaaccattgatTAAAGGCTGTAAAGTGTGTAGCAACTCCCTCTAGAGACAAGTATGTGTGAAAAGCACCTAGTCTTGTTTTTCCTCATCCCAAACTAGGCCTTTCTGTCTATTTACAGAGTGACTCATTCCCTTACAACACTGATTAATATCATACTATGTTAGTAAATTCATTTGGCAATTCCTCTGTATCACTTTTTCATCACTGTCCACGGAcgaaggtgcaaaaaaatcacaAGCATGTCATATACAATAGCATGTGAACCTAGAGACACACTGCATTATTCTGCATATACGCACAGATTGAAGTACCTTCAAAAAGACATCGAAATGGAAActaacacaaaagaaaaatatcaaaacaatcCCAAAACAAAACCAGACGATTTGTCCATTTTAGTGTTAAACTACATTAGATAACTATTCACGATGACAAAGCTAGGTGTGCAAACGTACATTATAGCCTTTGGTTTGTATGAATACTAGCATTGCAGATACCAGAGCCATTGTTTCGACACTGCTAAAAACACTCAATTATATAAACCACATCAGGTCTCAAGTCATCCCACATTGCTTTATCAGGAAGAGATTAATGAAAACTAGCTGGCTGGATATATTCTTGCCACTGGTGGGAAGCAAGGTGTAGACTAGAGCAGCGATTTCAGTGCAGTCTCACTGACTCAATGGATCTCCCGAGAGAAGACAGGCGGAACAGAGCACTGGGCCAATAAAATACTGTCGGACTTATCTTTGTGAGTCAGTAATCCAAAATATGACAAACATATGACATAAGAACCAGCAAAAAGTGTTGTTAGCACCACCTATGTTCGCTTATGTGGTTGTTTAAATGTACATTGTTGCTACTGTTCACCACCTCCTCTatggtgaattattattttttaaaatctcttttgtggCACACAAACAGTCTGCCATCTCATTCTGCGGTGGAGACAAACAAACACTGGGCTTAAATCTAAAATCAAGAGCATGATTTTACAAGGCACTAAAAAAAGCTGGATGAAACAGGAACTCCCTCTTTCCAACAGATTCACGGTTCGCTCTTTTGATATTGCCTAGTTTCTTCTAGGAAACAAGTTCTTCCATACATACTGTAAAAGCCATTAAAACACTGAAGCATacagtgccacacacacacacacacacacacacacactccgtgtAGACACACAAGGCACCAGACGTGAGAGTGAGGGCTTCATTCTTCTAGGCAACAGTGCAGAGGGGCGGTCAGAGCAGGGTGCAGGGACAGCCACCACTCTTCTGCTTCCCCGAACGGTTAGCGGGGAGCGGGGGACTCTCTGTCTCCTGAAACTTCCTGAAGACAGACGTTAATGTGACTTCGTCACAATGCACTACACTGTCAATCTCATAAGAGCGCTTCTCTATTCCAAATACCTTATTGCTCGCACAACCTCCATGAAGGCTTCATCCACATTGTGGCGGTTCTTAGCTGACGATTCCATATAGTGGATCCGGTTTTCTCTGGCAAACGACATGGCCTCATCTTTTGAGATCTAGTTGAAAAACACATACATATGAATTGGCAGCCAGTTTAGGGGTTTTCATCAGAAATGTAGTCATTTGTGTAACAGGGAAACGTTACAACTCTCTGCTGGTCAAGATCTGATTTGTTGCCAACAAGAACCATAGGAAAGTCATCTCGATCCTTCACCCGCAATATCTGAGTGTGAAATTTCTGAACTTCATCATAACTGAAACAAAGAGAAAGTGTTCATTAGAGTGACAGGATTTCGCTCTATGAAcacagaaaaataatataaaataatacagagGTCACAGAATGTCATTATAACTGAActcaaaattaaaactaaaattacaattgacaaatattaaaaataaatatattttaggagTGTTATTACTGCTAacaaaaatgacatgaaatatcttgatgaactgaaataaaaataacttgatAATTGAAAACAACTGGTAAAAACTAAAGACCCGGAAACTAAAACAAatggaaaatttaattaaaaactatttagtTCGATAACATTTTATAGTCTGAAACGTTctcattaaacataaaaatgtcattaaacaTCAATAACAAAAGACTGTGCTAAGAATTTTaacagcattatatatatatatatatattttttttttttttaccatttgacCAGTTAGCATATTATGTCAGTCTTACAATAcaaaaactcaaataaataaatgtaaacaacaatGAAACGGAAAACTAATTAAAaccaaactgaaaataaataatttccccGAAgagaaaagttatatataaaaaatcttctTGAGTCCGGAGGCTGAACAGATTGATTGCGGTTTACAGTGGTATAATATTTACATAGACAATCTGGACAACACTGTCCAAGTCACGTCTGTAAGAAACTTCTACATTTATACTCGCCATACAAACAGGCCTGAGTTCAGCTGTTGAGGTTCACCCGATAACATGAGAACTCGTAGCGCTCTTATTCTCATCACAAACACATTCTGtggtttcttttttaaaacacacatggccacatacacacacacacactctctgttctCGTCACACAGAGAGGTTAGGGACTATCTATTCCCCTtcctctcgcacacacacagacacaaacacgcTCTGGAAAACACCTACCTGCCACTGTCATTAAGAGCAAACACCAGTAAGAAACCCTCTCCGGAGCGCATGTACTGCTCTCTCATCGCTCCAAACTCTTCTTGCCCTGCTGTGTCGAGGACTAATCAACAGGAGAACGACACAATAACACAAATGAACAAAGGGAAACATGAAAGATGAGCTCATCCacacaaacaaataacattttgtgGTGCCCAAAGGCAACTCATAACTGACTGACATGCAAAGTTTGCTTTAGGCACAGCTGGCACGATGGCGTACTGACAGCAAGTCAAAACAAAACCTGGGCAGGAACCCGTAGTCAGCAATGAATCATAGTGATGCAATTCTGACCAAAATCTCCCTTCTGAGGGAACCTGTGGAGCTTCTTAACACTCATTCCTTCCTACGAAGAACACATTCGTTCCAACATACCGTCTAATTGTGTCTCCTTTTCATCCACGGTGCAGATCTTAGTGTAGGAGTCTTCGATGGTTGGGTCATAGTCCGACACAAAGTATGACtgtgaaagaaaacaaagaaaagattttGGTTGTTCAGCAGCTCCTCAACAAGGGCTTTAACATGAAGGAACATGCAGATGAAAACCTACTGTAGTGTGAATTTCACATAACTCTTTCAACACACCCACAGGGATACTTACACTCACAGCGCATTTGCCCAATATTACGCCATAAACACAACTTTATTTCATACAAAAAGTCCTCAAAAACTACACTTACCTGAATGAACTGAATGGTGAGGGCGCTTTTCCCCACACCTCCACCGCCCACGACCACCAACTTATATCTTTCTTTCGTGGACATGGTCGCACTGCTGAAAAGATGA
The nucleotide sequence above comes from Carassius gibelio isolate Cgi1373 ecotype wild population from Czech Republic chromosome B3, carGib1.2-hapl.c, whole genome shotgun sequence. Encoded proteins:
- the LOC127953823 gene encoding ras-related protein R-Ras, coding for MSTKERYKLVVVGGGGVGKSALTIQFIQSYFVSDYDPTIEDSYTKICTVDEKETQLDVLDTAGQEEFGAMREQYMRSGEGFLLVFALNDSGSYDEVQKFHTQILRVKDRDDFPMVLVGNKSDLDQQRVISKDEAMSFARENRIHYMESSAKNRHNVDEAFMEVVRAIRKFQETESPPLPANRSGKQKSGGCPCTLL